A window of Seriola aureovittata isolate HTS-2021-v1 ecotype China chromosome 17, ASM2101889v1, whole genome shotgun sequence genomic DNA:
AGGATCTTCTCTATACTGCAGAACTTCATTCACCACTTCCTTTGTCTGCACTTGGGGTTTAGTGTCCTTCCATCTTTCAATCTCACCACGAAGTTGGCGGATCTCCATCTCAGATTTCTCAGTCTGGTGGGTTTTATCGACGATTTCATTGCGAAGTCTCTCCAGttctctttcagtctgtggATCTGTCTTGTATTTGATGACTTCTTTGATGATCTCTTTGACCTCCACTTGAGGTCCTCTGTTACTCAGCATGTTCAGCTCATCCTGCAGGGATCTAAGCTGGAGCTCTGCATCTTTATAGCGCCTCTGGTGCTCCACAAGTTCAAGCCGGAGATTGGCCACCTCATTCTCGGCCTTGGGGTCAGGGCGGACAATCTCCCGCACTTTCTCTTGAATAACAACCTTGGACTTCTCATCCTCTAGGCTGGTGATTTTCCTCGTGAGGTCAGCTCTTTCTCGCTGTGATGATCTTCGTCTGGTCTTCTCATCTTCATATTGTCTCCGGAGGTTGTCTACCTCTCTTTCAAAGGTAACATCTTTCTCTACTTTCAGTACCTCCTTGATGGAAATCTTCTCCTCTGCCATTGATTTCTCCTTCTCCAGCCTTCGTAGCTTCTCCTGAAGAAATTGCAGTTCATCCTCCAGCTGCTTCCTGCCATCCATTTCCTTCTGCTTCCTGTCCAGGAGCACCCGGTACTCTGTTTCAAGTTGGGGGTCATTCTGAACTTTGATCACCTCCTCTTCAGTGATCACCTCTTGTTCCTTGTTCTTTTCCTCAGCCAGGAGAGTCACCTGCTTTTGTATCTGAATCAGCTCATTGTCTTTCACCAACTTCTGCCTTCTTAGCTCATCCAGGTCCTCCCGAAGCTTccgcacctcctcctcctgaccccGGTCTCTTTCTATACGCAGGACCTCCTTCACTGTATACTGCTGAGCCCCTTCTTTGACCTCTGTCTCCAGGCCACGCAGCTTCAGCCTCAGTACTTCAAGGTCATTCTCCAGGACGTGGGTAGTGCGGCGCTCTTCTGAGAGTTTCTGCTGGACTTTGTGAACCTCTTCATCCAGCTGGGGGTCAGGAACTTTTTTGATCAGCTCCTTCTTGACAATTGTATCCTGGGGCTTCTGTCCTTCAAGGACATAGATGTCAGTTTGGATAGTCTCAATTTCTTTTTGTAGCTGCTCCCTCCTCTGGATCTCATCTTCCAGCTGCTTCCTGATTCTCCAAGGCTCTTCTCCCGGGGCAGTTGCATGGACTGACTTGACATTTCTAGATTGGATCATGGAGACCTCAGGTTGCTATGGAAGGAAAATCatgattatcattattgttattgctgtttttaatgttgataTTACTGTTGTTGATAttatgtgaaaatatttcacCTGTTTGAGAAGACTTTCTGCAAACTCGAGATTCTGCAACCTTTGTTTATTCACAGCATTCACCTCAGTAAACTTAGCTTCAATAGCAGCTTCCTGTAAACATTGAAATAACATATCATATgaagcacatacagtaaattcTTCAGATCTGGAAGTGGTTCAGAATTACCTTTCAAAGCACAGTTATGTTTATTTGCCACCCCTTGACCTGATCACATGGTGCAAGTGTCTGTACTTAGTTCTCAAAAAATGAAAGCAGTCTAATACgacagtcctgcaataaatcctcccaccatgaaggttataatgttcagttttactGAGACTGTTTTAGAGAGATGTTGGATTAAACAtttgttatttagcctaccccCATTGATGTATATGggttgacaaaataatagaGCTAGGGATGCCCcgatcaagttttttttttgccaccgCTACCGATCATTTATGAGCAAGATCTTGTGTATGCCTCACCTCAGCCTTGACTGCAAGAGCAGGTGATTCCAGTCTGCTCCTCTTGTATGTCTGAGGTACAAGTCCATCCTCAAGGTCAAGGATGGATCTGAACTTCTCTGTTTCAGCCTCGTAGTCCTGCAGAGAAGAACCAGTAAAGCATTCATCAAACCTTATATAATTTGTAAATATGCAAATTAAAGGTAGTGATGGTAGTGGTGGAAAAATCATTGTAGAATATCTTACTTTGACAGCTTGTTGATACAACTGTGCATTTTTGGAGACGTTGTTCAAGTCAGACTCTTTTCTCGCGATATCAGAGAGTAAGTTCTGTAGAAAACAGAGGTTGCTATGAGCCTTTTTGTATAGCACAACTTGCAGCATATTCTGCTAAATCAGGAACATTTATCACTCTCACCCTCTGATTCTTCAGTTTGGTCTCCACTTGTCTGGTGTCATCTGTTTCACGGGGCTCGTAGTTTGGGACACGAGACAGCCAGCTGTTCAGGTCGTCATAGTCATTGCGGTAATTGTTGTATGACATCTTGGCTCTCTGCAAACTCTGAGACCTGtaacacacagcaaaacagaTCAGTATTCATATCTTATGTGTGTAATATTCAGTTAGCTTATTTATCTAATAATTATTAACTAATGCACAGATAactttccctccttgttgagACCCTCTCACCTGGTGTCAATCTGCCTGTTGAGGTTGTTGAAGCGCTTGTTGAGCTTCTGGACATCAGCTTCCTGCCTCTCGATGTCAGGGCAGTGCTCTTGGAATTTGACAGCCATGTTGTCACAGCTGCCTTTGGCCAAGCGCAGgttctgctctgtctctgagaTCACTGACCTCTTGGACCTCAGGTCTGATGCAATATCCTGAGGGTGGCAAATTAGatgaaatgaacacacacaggagtaTTTTCTTCACAAAGGAATAATACAGTCAGTGATGGAATGAGTGTATGGagatttctttccttttacaGTTTATACCTCACATCCAGTGTCTTGTGTGTGCAATCACTCCACTGCATATTTGCTGATAAAACATCATCTTTTCCTTGTATATGTGAGGGACACAGTCGGATGAACTTGTTTTGGGCCCCTGGGGCAAATTTGTTGTTAGTTATTCCTATTCATCCCCCACCTGTTGCTTGTTCAAAGGTTTTCTACGTCTCAATGAATGTCTAACAATTTCACTGAGCACATCTTTGTTTAGGAATATGCCCCATGAAAGCACAATATAAACTAAAGTCATTCATCTTCTTCTtagttttttggaatttttgcCCTTATTTGTAATTGGCATACGCTTTTTATCCACCAGGGTGTCCAATAATTGACGATACTAAAACTTGGTGTTGCAAATTCCACAAATCTGAAATTTGTTTAATTATGTGCTTTGTCTGATGGGTAGTTCAGTCTTAGTTTGGGATAATCAGAGGTGAACAAAGTCCACAGCTCCTTGAGTCACAGTACAGATCCTCTGGTCAGATatgactccaatacaagtgaaagttgttcagtaaGATTGTTATTTgagtactggagtacttgatttaaaaaaattacgTATTCAAAggtacatatttttttatatgaacacattgttgtattgttccacattcatagaacctaatgactctgaacCAACctactgactgtctgtctgactgactgactgactgactgtagaaacTGTAGAATAAAGAGCTTGCTTCAAAGACTATAAAATGGCTATAAAGACACAATGAATCAACTAAAGAagccattgttgttttcatatttctttttttagtcagtgatgaagtctggtcgtggtaaacacagaaaacatttcaaactaaatgaatctttctttatttctaaaccttcagacagacctcagatcagaccatggtctctggtgaagaatgttctgcctcatctttatctaacgtcgCCATGGTTACGACACTGACAGGCTCAAACATGactcattttcaaaataaaataaaatttattcactgactaaaagctgcttcaaagtaggagtacttcatagaaatgtagtggagtaaaagtcataattttagTAAATATAAATGGTATAGATACTCAAAAATATACTTGCATACAGTACTCAATTGTACTTAGTACtaaaatgtacttagttactgtcCAACCCTGGGGATAATAATCCGTTATGTGTTGTACAGTTGTCAGTTTATCAGGCTCTAGTATGCCAACATACCAGTGGTCGTATCATCAGTATCAAATATCAAAGTATTGCCTCGTCATGTTTTTAGGGAAAGTGTGATCTTTAAATAGAAACTTCTTGTCTTTGTAAACCTTTgagtaaatgtttctgttgtaaagcaactgaaaccagcagctgtgCAGCTCTGAAGATCAGTGTACAAAGTAATGCAATACTGCTGCTTGAAAATAATACACTCCAGTATTCCAGTATGTACTCCATCCATGGTGTAATAAAGTAATGACCTACCTGCACATCTATTTTTCTTAGATATTACTATCACCGTCTTATTAATTTGATATTAGTGTTTGAGCAGTTTACTGAAAATTGTTCTTTTATATTTCTGGTATGTTGCACTTTGAAGTTGAAGGAACATTATCAAGTCGTGTTGCAAAGAAGTAGCAGTTATTCTAATGTGTGCCACAGAGTGTAAGAGCTTACTGCAAGCTCCCGCTGGGTTTTCTCCAGTGAGGAGATGTCAGCTGGAGCAACCTCCTCCCTGGCCAGCTTGTTCTCGAAGCTGGACAGAAAAGTCTTTCCATTCTGAAGGGACGTCTCCAGCTGGTTGGAATTCTTCAGTCTAAGACAAAGTGCAGTTATTAGAAGATGAGAAATACATGTTATTCAACAAATTTGAATGCCATTTAAACCCATTCAAACTAGgtaaaaacaggaaaacctGAGGAATACTGCTCCCACAAAGATGAATACTGAGATACATATCAAGTCCCATACTTGTCCTGAGAGCACTGGAGAAGCTGCTCGACCTTAGTGTACTTCCTGTTGGCCTCATCCACCTTGCTGTGAAGCTGAGGAGCACTGACGCAGTTCGGGTTTGAGACCAAGAAGTTCTTCGCTTCCTGTACTTTAGAGGATTTCTCTGGTTCGATCTTGCTGACAGCTGCAGCGATGTCCTGAAGGGAAACGTCATACATtgtacacatacataaatactcTCTCCGCTTTTTGAGCTAAGTTGAGAGATGTGGGGTGTGAGAAACagcatttaaatttaaacagcAGAATGAAGTGGAGGTCGTACCCTCATATCCTGCAGGCGGTCAGCACTGTCCTGCAGCGGCCTGTTCTGCTCCAATGGCGGTCGCACTCGTGCATGAATGGCCTTCTCCTGTTTGTCCAGGTCACTGACAGCCTTATCCAGACCGGCCATCAGCTGACGgcactgctgctcctgcttgtctgaggtcacacacagtcacacacagcaTTATGAACTTCATTATTTGGTTTCACCTGTTCGCACTGAGTGAAGCAGTGGACATCTAAATGAATGTCCGATTTCATACAAATCTTTCACAGCTCAATGACAACTCCGTGACCAGATTTTTGTCGATACTGTTAACAGCTTTTACAGCAGAAGGCAGAGCAGCAtttcttttataatttaaaGGATGGGTCCAGTTTATTACATCTGGCtcttatttttgtcattttttatgatatgttaCATTGCAAAGTGACAtaacatgatgacatcactaaaacaaatgaacagtgacagaatgtatgaatattttggttcatgggtttcaaacactttctgtaataaaacatctaaaaacaaaaatcttatCAGGGTTCTGTGGTCTAATTAGTGTCAGTTtagggtccttgatgtgaaacaGTTTGAGATCCAAACCACTTTATTTACCTAAGATGTTAAAAATAATCCGTTATTACACAGGAAAGCTGCAGTGCACTGTGCACAGCCATGGTAAGTACAGGAgagtctgtaaactgtgatatTTCCAACAGACCAACatggtttgtttacatttttacatccTGTCTGACTGCCTGACTACTCATGGTTCTGGTTCCACTGGACTTCTTTTTAGAAGTGTTGCCATGAATGCCATGTCCTTGGCTGTGCCAGTTTTGTCTCATGGACATTTGTCTTTGATATTTGACTTCACAGAACTACAGACACTTAGTTTTGCCTTGTAGCGTTATAAGACAACATTAGCTGACAGCTGCAGATACTCATCACCTTCGTTAGCCTCTACTAATTGAACTATCATTATTGAAcaccacacaaaaacatttaatcacCCTATGATTGACGCAGTTACACACTCGAGTCCAATCAGTGCTAGAGAGGATACTTTGAAACAGTGACTAATGAAGCCATAAACTTTTCTTTACTGGAAGTGGTTTGGCTACTCAGCCCCCAGTTGTTTCACTGTGTTAATTATAAAGTGATAATgtgattaaatacatttattaggGGATATAAACATTATCAGCTAAGACAATAACAGGCCTGGACACCAGACCTCTGGATGATCATCTTTTAGAACATTTGCAGCTAATGAAAGAGCCATGGTGACACAGGGCCTTTGCGGGGCCTTGTGACCTGGGGGTTGGGGCCTGGTTGCTAATCCAGCCTTGTCAAAGCTATGCTCTGAAATCACACTGGCTGCTTCCTCTGTTCTTTTGTAAAACACAGCCTGGTTATCAGTTAGCAACATGAAGGCAGAGCTGGATGTGTTGTGCACCTGTAGCTGTGCCCGTCCCACTCTCCCTCTTCAGCTCATCAAAGCGTTTCTGCAGAGTCGACTTGCTGCCGGCCATCTTCTGTTTCACAGCCTTCTGCTGGCTGGCCAGGCTGCAAGCACACGACATAACATACTGTTACAGCTGCACTGGAATAAAGTGTTGGAGCGGatacagtaaattattttaGGAAGTCACGTGTACTCTATATATTTGTACACACTCACTTGTCAGAGATGGCCACGGCCTCGGGGTCGGTGGGGGGGATCAAGAAGCAGACAGCCGGGGCAGTGACTTTGCGTCCAGCTGCGTCTTTCACATCCCATTTGGTTCCGTTGTTCCGGAGCAGAGTGTACCTCTCCCCGCGCAGTATCTGCCCCTGCACATGACCAACAACCACAATCTGCCATCAGCTACTGGATCGTAAACAGCAGTCACAttcaacacacaacacacacacacacgcagagtaATAACTCAACTTTAATGTGGATAACACAATTCATTTAAAGAggtttctatttcttttttatgttggctgctctgattggtcagttgttAATTGTTGTCAGGGGTCTGGCCAATCacagctcctgctgctctgtgcagcAATTGAGTGACACAAATCTGAGCTTTTTAAACATAGATAcacttattattttattcaacctttattttaactttgaaaTACATTACAGACCTAATTCAATACATTAACAACATAATAAGAATTATAGTTATTAATTCATCATGTAAAGCATAATAAGgaaatagaaatattaattatagaaatagaaatattaattaatatattcaATTTAGATATATTCAATTAGAGTATGAATGCataaatttgattaatttaacTGGTTATAATTAAACAATCTAAGAGAGATTGAGACAAAACTTCATATTGATctatatttaattcatttaaataaaataattaaaatcccCTGGGGTTTTAAATAAGATCCTGAGAGTCTCAGTCTGAGCTCTTCTCTGAAGGGATCTCAATACATTACACCACAAATCACAACAGTTACAGGCCCAGGGTTCAGAAAGTGCTCAGTCATGTGCTCTGATACCAGGGAACGTCCTGGGGTTAATGCTGGGACAAccagagaaacaggaaacaaagtcGTCACTTCAGCACAGAATGACAATCAGATGCTAAAGGACATTTCCAAAGAGGAAATCAGAAGAAGGAATAAAATGTATgtagaaagaaaacagacagaaccGATGAGATGACGAGTGCTCACGAAGGAGGATCCTCAAAAAGCAAAGGGATGCAAAAGACAGCAGATGAAGGAAGGtaagagaaagtaaaaatacCTCAATAACCACTAGATTAGAAATGATAAGAGAGATCTGTTCTATGGGAAAACTGGCTTAATGGCCCAGAGTGAGGGAAGATGTTTTACACAACTGTAGAAGACTGCAtggaatattaaaaaaatcaaatcaaatcttttAATACTATACATGATACTCAATGTACACAGATTGTGTACAAATGTATGTACATGCTTATCAGTTAATCAGTGCCTTTtgcacagttataaaatcactataacaacaaataaatatgtaatttataaaTAACATTACTATGTCTTCTTTCCTCAATATAGCATCAAGTTAAAGtctattaaatattattttaaatgagctTTTTGTCTATTCTCTTGCTATGATTGTTCTAATTCCAcaggacttttaatttgtaaaatgttcaaatgttcacATATACATATTGTTTCAAGTGTGATCTTTTTGCTAAACAGTGTTTTTGGCATGAATATACATCAATTCTtaaaagtatatatatgtacatgtatatatcaGTCTTTGCTGGTGTGTAACACGTTCCATAAGATGACCCTTGTTCTTCTTAATGTTATGTGTAATCTCACATGTCATTGCTTAGCTGTAATGTTCCTTTTCCCTTTGTCATATACACTACCAAGTAATGGCAGCTTCACTCCACAGACAGAAACTCAGGACGTACCTCATCGGTGTCAAACTCGCACAGAGCTTCAACGGGCAGCAGCTTCTGGGGCGTTTCTCTGCGGTACTTCAGAGGCAACACCTGCAGGCCACGCTTCTGAAGAGCCTTGACCCGTTCATCAAAGTGGTCCATGGCCTTTGCTtggtcctacacacacacacacacacacacacactgtaaacatatTTTCCACTGCTGTAGGAGTCACTGCCAGCTGTCATCATGTCTCCGTGTTAAGATGAAATGCTCACATCCAGCTCCCTGATGAGACCCTCCATCTGATACACATCTTTGAACTCTGGGTTGTACTTCTGGTTGACCTCTGTGTCCAGCCGCTTCAGCAGGTCCTGGGTGTCACGCGCCTCCTTCTGGTactggatacacacacagacactgatgagCTTTACCTGTttaaacaagtgtgtgtgtgtgtgtgtgtgtgtgtgtttgtgttcatctgTCCTCTATGTCTACCTTGTGGTACTCGTCCATGTGTTTAAGGTGGTTTTCCTCACAGATGAGCAGGTTCAGGTATTCCTTCCAGTCAGCGTGGACTGCCTCCATGTGAGCCTAGCAACAACAAGAAGGTGTGTGAGGATGTGATTCGGGAAAAACATA
This region includes:
- the ppl gene encoding periplakin; the encoded protein is MFKKKSKSTAITQPKSSAPSTELSTLIEKLQKNADKVEKNIYDVEQNLNKDVSKINEGKQPLYQDDTNKRILNSLELLIGLDEDAVNAKRLQHPQAEMIEQDMKQLRERVMKLREDHDRIYHLIRTEGMPSINWGNMMDEKLDNLNNKGFGQDLPSVENEVEEHNIFHSEVEALAPHISTSSDKEYVSSLQMKYNKLLASSSARQRNLLSLRDYMQRCTNELYWMDQQAEERVNYDWSDTNLDYPARQRQYENFIGKCLESKEATVTKLNDDGEKLVASEHPGKNVIEAHMEAVHADWKEYLNLLICEENHLKHMDEYHKYQKEARDTQDLLKRLDTEVNQKYNPEFKDVYQMEGLIRELDDQAKAMDHFDERVKALQKRGLQVLPLKYRRETPQKLLPVEALCEFDTDEGQILRGERYTLLRNNGTKWDVKDAAGRKVTAPAVCFLIPPTDPEAVAISDNLASQQKAVKQKMAGSKSTLQKRFDELKRESGTGTATDKQEQQCRQLMAGLDKAVSDLDKQEKAIHARVRPPLEQNRPLQDSADRLQDMRDIAAAVSKIEPEKSSKVQEAKNFLVSNPNCVSAPQLHSKVDEANRKYTKVEQLLQCSQDKLKNSNQLETSLQNGKTFLSSFENKLAREEVAPADISSLEKTQRELADIASDLRSKRSVISETEQNLRLAKGSCDNMAVKFQEHCPDIERQEADVQKLNKRFNNLNRQIDTRSQSLQRAKMSYNNYRNDYDDLNSWLSRVPNYEPRETDDTRQVETKLKNQRNLLSDIARKESDLNNVSKNAQLYQQAVKDYEAETEKFRSILDLEDGLVPQTYKRSRLESPALAVKAEEAAIEAKFTEVNAVNKQRLQNLEFAESLLKQQPEVSMIQSRNVKSVHATAPGEEPWRIRKQLEDEIQRREQLQKEIETIQTDIYVLEGQKPQDTIVKKELIKKVPDPQLDEEVHKVQQKLSEERRTTHVLENDLEVLRLKLRGLETEVKEGAQQYTVKEVLRIERDRGQEEEVRKLREDLDELRRQKLVKDNELIQIQKQVTLLAEEKNKEQEVITEEEVIKVQNDPQLETEYRVLLDRKQKEMDGRKQLEDELQFLQEKLRRLEKEKSMAEEKISIKEVLKVEKDVTFEREVDNLRRQYEDEKTRRRSSQRERADLTRKITSLEDEKSKVVIQEKVREIVRPDPKAENEVANLRLELVEHQRRYKDAELQLRSLQDELNMLSNRGPQVEVKEIIKEVIKYKTDPQTERELERLRNEIVDKTHQTEKSEMEIRQLRGEIERWKDTKPQVQTKEVVNEVLQYREDPKTKEEIETLKRKLADEQKKRLDLERERSSQEEKIRLRKMDLSQIREKIVQQEVVKMEEDPLLRSECDTFSQNISTEQKHKESLKTELFQLQRQKADLDLQLEELERERKARRDAELEIQRLRIRLNELEIRDKENREKVTVKQKVVLQQDPQQEKEHSILRLQLDEERHKRTLLEKELNALIQQQLTLEKMDVKERVVRTEKVQVERDPEAEIEIENLRRTLEEEKRRRRELDQELSILTSRLSDMEFSNTKSSKELDYIRDESSRLQQENQRMQNEIRKLRSEIDITSKETRIITESAPREDGKNLELRLDSLQRELAGLRGITIQKDEEIDKLQKNLSAVRIKREQRESHLRRSIVVIDPDTGKEMRPEEAYKLGLIDWKMFVNLQSQECDWEEITVKGPKGESSVLHDRKSGKKFSIDDALRLGHITNRQLQQYINKEISIQEFGVMVSGKNK